The following are from one region of the Paenibacillus protaetiae genome:
- a CDS encoding response regulator transcription factor encodes MYKILVIEDDVMMSDMLSMYLSEEGYSVSQAVRADEGLRLLIDWMPDIVLLDLVLPDRDGIEVCELIRERSNVPIMIVSMKTEVSERVHALKAGADDYMCKPFSMHELSARVEALLRRSHSLTKADHEVHSEQGPADNDDPVQLDLERRLLVVRGQLIETTFSEYELMKLFLAYPGKVFSREELINAIRGFDSFVTDRAIDVHIVNLRKKIEQNPKEPRLIRTVWGFGYKYTVDKPAGAEPQ; translated from the coding sequence ATGTATAAAATTTTAGTTATTGAAGATGATGTCATGATGAGTGATATGCTGTCCATGTATTTGTCAGAGGAAGGCTATTCGGTCAGCCAAGCTGTGCGCGCAGATGAAGGCCTGCGTCTATTAATAGATTGGATGCCTGATATCGTCCTTCTTGATCTTGTGCTTCCCGACCGTGACGGCATTGAAGTGTGCGAGCTTATCCGCGAGCGTTCCAATGTGCCGATCATGATTGTTTCGATGAAGACGGAAGTATCGGAAAGAGTTCATGCCTTAAAGGCAGGGGCTGACGACTATATGTGTAAGCCGTTCAGCATGCATGAATTGTCTGCAAGAGTTGAAGCGCTTCTTCGCAGATCCCATTCCCTAACCAAAGCGGACCATGAAGTCCACAGCGAACAGGGACCAGCCGATAATGATGATCCCGTCCAGCTGGATTTGGAAAGACGGCTGCTTGTTGTACGGGGACAACTAATAGAGACAACATTTTCGGAATATGAATTGATGAAATTATTTTTGGCTTATCCGGGAAAAGTGTTCAGCAGGGAAGAGCTTATTAACGCCATTCGCGGGTTTGATTCCTTTGTGACGGATCGGGCCATCGACGTTCACATTGTAAATTTGCGCAAAAAAATTGAGCAAAACCCAAAAGAGCCCCGGCTGATCCGGACCGTATGGGGATTCGGCTACAAGTATACGGTAGACAAGCCTGCAGGTGCGGAGCCGCAATAA
- a CDS encoding AraC family transcriptional regulator, giving the protein MQLQMVFPNLEAHHIFYQFENTPHTHEGQYQVTIPTRGTCHFTHENKRMDLGEGDMLLLQPSDRHCFHIGDDASVLIIIANEKALFDSPSQAQEEVYVRKRIRPSYAKSLFREWMGRTGADSGEWLAEQEAEASLLEQLRQLVEAGKAGGMDGGPDLQAPWDRHIARAAEYIRAHYAEPLTIDELAAVALQSRYHFIRSFKAAVGLTPYQYVLRIRMEEAKRLLRQTAGTATEISFRLGFSAPSQFYRAFEKLVGVTPEQYRSGI; this is encoded by the coding sequence ATGCAGCTCCAGATGGTGTTTCCGAATCTTGAAGCGCATCATATTTTTTATCAATTTGAAAATACGCCCCATACGCATGAAGGGCAATATCAGGTTACGATTCCGACCCGCGGCACCTGCCATTTTACGCATGAGAACAAACGGATGGATTTGGGCGAAGGAGATATGCTGCTGCTGCAGCCAAGCGACCGGCATTGCTTTCACATCGGCGATGATGCATCGGTGCTTATCATTATTGCGAATGAAAAGGCGTTGTTCGATTCGCCTTCACAAGCCCAAGAAGAGGTTTATGTCCGGAAGCGGATTCGTCCCTCATACGCCAAGTCGCTGTTTCGCGAATGGATGGGCCGGACGGGTGCCGACTCGGGCGAATGGCTGGCGGAGCAGGAAGCGGAAGCGTCGCTGCTGGAGCAGCTGCGGCAGCTTGTCGAAGCCGGAAAAGCAGGAGGCATGGACGGCGGGCCGGACTTGCAGGCGCCTTGGGACCGGCATATCGCAAGGGCGGCGGAATATATCCGCGCGCATTATGCCGAGCCGCTTACGATTGATGAGCTGGCGGCGGTAGCGCTGCAAAGCCGCTATCATTTTATCCGCTCGTTTAAAGCGGCGGTCGGGCTGACGCCTTACCAATACGTGCTGCGCATACGGATGGAGGAAGCGAAGCGGCTGCTGCGGCAGACAGCCGGCACGGCGACCGAAATCAGCTTTCGGCTCGGATTTTCTGCGCCAAGCCAGTTTTACCGGGCATTCGAGAAGCTGGTGGGCGTAACGCCCGAGCAATACCGGAGCGGCATATAG
- a CDS encoding aspartate ammonia-lyase, producing MRTERDSLGQKDIPDDAYYGIQSARAAENFPITGTPVHRELYIALAYIKKAAAMANLDVKLLKEPAGSAIIAAADEIIAGQHTAHFIVDSIQGGAGTSINMNMNEVIANRALELLGKRKGDYGSLSPNNHVNMSQSTNDVIPSALKIAAYLLAQQLLATKRRLAEELRKKQVQFHDIIKVARTHLQDAVPVRLGQQFGAYSRVIERDIRRLEQATSDLLWLNMGATAVGTGLNAKPEYIDSVILHLRELLGIEVKRADDLVDATQNTDAYTELSSALKISAVNLSKICNDIRLMASGPITGLNELLLPPRQPGSSIMPGKVNPVMAEVVNQVAFQVLGNDHTIALACEAGQLELNVMGPVIAFNLLQSLKIMNNGIDVFTRFALEGLEANRTRLTANLEKSFSMITALNPHLGYEVAAGLVKDALKTGMTLREIILERGLLTQEELDVILHPEEMTTPGIAGERFLNEDRA from the coding sequence ATGAGAACGGAACGAGATTCACTGGGGCAAAAAGATATTCCTGATGATGCCTATTACGGCATCCAATCAGCCCGGGCGGCCGAAAACTTCCCTATTACAGGTACGCCCGTCCACCGGGAGCTGTATATCGCTCTCGCTTACATTAAAAAGGCGGCCGCCATGGCCAACCTGGACGTGAAGCTGCTCAAGGAGCCGGCCGGTTCCGCGATTATTGCGGCCGCCGATGAAATTATCGCCGGACAGCATACGGCGCATTTCATCGTCGATTCCATCCAGGGCGGCGCCGGAACATCCATTAATATGAACATGAACGAGGTCATCGCCAACCGCGCGCTGGAGCTGCTCGGCAAACGCAAAGGCGATTACGGCAGCTTAAGCCCCAACAATCACGTCAACATGTCCCAGTCCACGAATGACGTTATTCCAAGCGCGCTCAAAATCGCAGCCTACCTGCTTGCACAGCAGCTGCTTGCAACGAAACGCCGGCTGGCAGAGGAGCTGCGCAAAAAACAGGTACAGTTCCATGACATTATTAAAGTGGCCCGCACCCATCTGCAGGATGCCGTTCCGGTCCGGCTCGGGCAGCAGTTCGGCGCATATTCACGTGTCATTGAGCGGGATATCCGCAGGCTGGAGCAGGCGACCAGCGATTTGCTGTGGCTGAATATGGGCGCTACGGCGGTAGGCACCGGCTTAAATGCCAAACCCGAATATATTGACAGTGTGATCCTTCATCTGCGCGAGCTGCTGGGCATCGAGGTGAAACGGGCCGACGATCTGGTGGATGCTACCCAAAATACGGACGCCTACACCGAGTTGTCTTCGGCGTTAAAGATTAGCGCCGTTAACTTGTCCAAAATATGCAATGATATCCGGCTGATGGCTTCCGGTCCGATTACGGGCTTGAATGAGCTGCTGCTTCCGCCAAGGCAGCCCGGCTCGTCCATTATGCCCGGCAAAGTGAACCCGGTTATGGCCGAAGTGGTCAATCAGGTGGCGTTCCAGGTGCTCGGCAACGACCATACGATCGCCCTTGCCTGCGAAGCCGGCCAGCTGGAGCTGAACGTCATGGGGCCGGTTATCGCGTTCAACCTGCTGCAATCGCTGAAAATTATGAACAACGGCATCGATGTGTTTACCCGGTTTGCCTTGGAAGGGCTGGAAGCGAACCGGACTCGCCTGACCGCTAATCTGGAGAAAAGCTTCAGCATGATTACGGCGCTTAACCCTCATCTGGGCTACGAGGTTGCAGCCGGATTAGTGAAAGATGCGCTCAAAACCGGCATGACGCTGCGCGAAATCATTTTGGAGCGCGGTCTGCTGACGCAGGAAGAGCTGGATGTCATTCTTCATCCGGAAGAGATGACTACGCCTGGCATTGCCGGCGAGCGGTTTTTGAACGAGGACCGGGCTTAG
- a CDS encoding MFS transporter, producing the protein MPKTTAAAAASPFFGILLVASSVHLLNDLMQSVVPAVFPVFQESLHLSFAQIGWIAFTLNLTASVLQPLIGSYTDRRPLPSLLPIGMLFTLLGMLGFALAPSFACLLLSAALVGVGSSVLHPESSRVAHLAADKSKGFAQSVFQVGGNAGQALAPLLVAYLLSPRGQTGFLWFIPLAAIGIALQLRISRWYRGQLAARAQAATAKLPAAAAAKSRFSKRFIAYALTILILMLFSKFVYLASMSGYYSFYFMDKYGLPLKDAQMCLFALQFAGMVGTFLGGPLADRFGRQKVIWFSILGTAPFSLLLPYAGPVTAFILCLAIGLILMSGFSVIIVYAQELLPGHVGMISGLFFGISFGLGGLGSVVMGNLIDSYGVAHVIEACSYLPLLGLLALLLPKDSVIMNGHSSLPAS; encoded by the coding sequence ATGCCAAAAACGACGGCCGCAGCTGCCGCAAGCCCCTTCTTCGGCATACTGCTCGTAGCAAGCTCCGTCCATCTGCTGAACGATTTGATGCAGTCAGTCGTACCGGCTGTATTCCCCGTGTTTCAGGAAAGTCTGCATTTAAGCTTCGCCCAGATCGGCTGGATCGCCTTTACGCTGAACTTGACCGCTTCTGTCCTGCAGCCGCTAATTGGATCTTACACCGACCGGCGGCCGCTGCCAAGCCTGCTCCCTATCGGCATGCTGTTTACGCTGCTGGGCATGCTTGGATTTGCGCTGGCGCCGTCCTTCGCCTGCCTGCTGCTGTCTGCTGCGCTCGTAGGCGTCGGCTCCTCGGTGCTCCACCCCGAATCGTCGCGCGTAGCCCATCTGGCCGCCGATAAAAGCAAAGGTTTCGCGCAGTCGGTGTTCCAGGTCGGCGGCAACGCCGGGCAGGCGCTGGCGCCGCTGCTGGTCGCTTATTTGCTCAGTCCGCGCGGGCAAACCGGCTTTTTATGGTTTATTCCGCTGGCCGCCATCGGCATTGCGCTGCAGCTGAGGATCAGCCGCTGGTACCGCGGGCAGCTTGCGGCGCGCGCGCAAGCGGCGACAGCCAAGCTGCCCGCGGCGGCGGCGGCCAAATCCCGCTTCAGCAAGCGGTTTATCGCGTACGCCTTAACGATTCTTATTCTGATGCTGTTTTCCAAATTCGTTTATTTGGCCAGCATGAGCGGTTATTATTCGTTTTATTTTATGGATAAGTACGGCCTCCCGCTTAAGGATGCCCAAATGTGTCTGTTTGCCCTTCAGTTCGCAGGCATGGTCGGCACGTTTCTGGGCGGCCCGCTGGCAGACCGGTTCGGACGGCAGAAGGTGATCTGGTTTTCCATTCTCGGAACGGCGCCGTTTTCGCTGCTGCTGCCTTATGCCGGCCCGGTGACGGCTTTTATATTATGCCTGGCGATCGGACTTATTCTCATGTCCGGATTTTCGGTTATTATCGTCTACGCTCAAGAGCTGCTGCCGGGGCATGTCGGCATGATTTCGGGCTTGTTCTTCGGCATCTCGTTTGGGCTTGGCGGGCTGGGGTCGGTTGTCATGGGCAATCTGATCGACTCGTATGGCGTTGCGCATGTCATCGAAGCCTGCTCCTACCTGCCGCTGCTTGGCCTGCTCGCCTTGCTGCTGCCAAAGGATTCGGTCATCATGAATGGCCATTCGTCCTTACCGGCTTCTTAA
- a CDS encoding EAL domain-containing protein, whose protein sequence is MDTLDVSLKKALAGNGELSLIYGPVYGIESQKLDSFHVKLLWNHPELGDITCDQLMAIAERNGMTQMLGQWMLHKTCERLEQWQLYSGRAMKASLKICLSQLEDKRFCEGVLYALQQFHLDPGCLAFELELGLQDKVTDHLLFALTYLRARGVRIHLAETGTNGHSDALWRMIPATGVKLSPSLIGAIHQKSRDRLAVSSMIEEAHRLGLRVTAEGVICREHFDILQELGCDCAEGMLFGKPDNPEELDIELLPSIRH, encoded by the coding sequence ATGGATACACTGGATGTTTCTTTGAAAAAAGCATTAGCAGGAAACGGAGAACTTAGTTTAATTTATGGGCCGGTTTACGGCATCGAAAGTCAGAAGCTGGACAGCTTCCATGTGAAGCTGCTGTGGAATCACCCGGAGCTCGGCGACATTACTTGCGATCAGCTGATGGCGATAGCCGAGAGGAACGGCATGACGCAAATGCTCGGCCAGTGGATGCTTCATAAAACATGTGAACGACTGGAACAATGGCAGCTGTACAGCGGCAGAGCAATGAAGGCGTCTCTCAAAATATGCCTGTCCCAGCTGGAGGATAAACGTTTTTGCGAAGGGGTGCTGTACGCGCTGCAGCAGTTCCATTTAGATCCCGGCTGTCTGGCGTTTGAACTGGAACTTGGGCTTCAGGATAAAGTAACGGACCATCTGCTGTTCGCGCTCACTTATCTGCGGGCGAGAGGCGTACGTATTCATCTGGCCGAAACGGGAACAAACGGGCATTCGGATGCGTTATGGCGCATGATCCCTGCAACGGGAGTGAAGTTGTCCCCGTCCTTAATCGGAGCGATTCATCAAAAAAGCAGAGACCGCTTGGCCGTCTCGTCGATGATTGAAGAAGCGCACCGGCTTGGCTTGCGCGTAACGGCTGAAGGCGTCATCTGCCGGGAACATTTTGACATTTTGCAGGAGCTTGGCTGTGATTGCGCAGAAGGGATGCTGTTCGGCAAACCGGATAATCCCGAAGAACTGGATATCGAATTGCTGCCCTCTATCCGTCATTAA
- a CDS encoding proline dehydrogenase family protein, whose translation MVSGNELYRKALLTISGNAIVEKLSKKYGKRLAGKFIAGDTLEQALDETAALNEKGILVTLDHLGEGISHLDEAAGYREEYIRMLDGIARRGVQSHVSLKPTQMGMALDTEACYRNVRAVAAKAKESKNFVRLDMENTPYTQATIDLVLRLHQDGLTNAGTVLQAYLHRSVKDAEEMIRKRVKLRLVKGAYKETTEHAIQSKAGVIDNFKTMIRMHLDKGYYTAIASHDDAIIEWVKQYAADNRIPKDAFEFQMLYGLRMSDQERLAQEGYRIRCYVPYGTMWYPYYTRRLAEKPANLMLVLRHMFH comes from the coding sequence ATGGTGAGCGGAAACGAGCTTTACCGAAAGGCGCTATTGACCATCTCCGGAAATGCGATTGTAGAGAAATTGTCCAAAAAGTACGGCAAACGGCTGGCCGGCAAATTTATAGCTGGCGACACTTTGGAGCAGGCACTGGATGAGACCGCCGCTTTAAATGAGAAAGGAATCCTTGTTACACTGGATCATTTGGGCGAAGGGATCAGCCATCTGGACGAGGCTGCGGGCTATCGGGAGGAATATATCCGGATGCTGGACGGCATTGCGCGGCGCGGCGTACAATCCCACGTGTCATTGAAGCCTACGCAAATGGGCATGGCGCTTGATACGGAGGCTTGTTACCGCAATGTCAGGGCTGTGGCGGCCAAAGCAAAGGAAAGCAAAAATTTCGTGCGGCTGGATATGGAGAATACCCCTTATACGCAAGCGACGATTGATCTTGTGCTGCGTCTGCATCAGGACGGATTAACCAATGCCGGCACAGTATTGCAGGCGTATTTGCACCGGAGCGTCAAAGACGCTGAAGAAATGATCCGGAAGCGCGTCAAGTTGCGGCTTGTAAAAGGGGCGTATAAAGAAACGACCGAGCATGCCATTCAGTCCAAAGCCGGCGTAATCGACAATTTTAAAACGATGATCCGGATGCATCTGGATAAAGGGTATTACACGGCCATCGCTTCGCATGACGACGCCATTATTGAATGGGTAAAGCAATACGCGGCCGACAACCGCATTCCGAAAGACGCCTTTGAGTTTCAAATGCTGTACGGACTGCGGATGAGCGACCAGGAACGGCTGGCGCAGGAAGGCTATCGGATTCGCTGCTATGTGCCGTACGGCACGATGTGGTATCCCTATTACACCCGGCGGCTGGCGGAGAAGCCGGCAAACCTGATGCTTGTCCTGCGGCATATGTTCCACTAG
- a CDS encoding M24 family metallopeptidase has product MADIWQERKRKLAEYMRGNGIDAAFISSPMNVYYFTGFHTEPHERFLALYIEAGGEETLYVPLLELTAAEEAGKVQRAVPVSDTDDPFALLRSGVTGSIQTLGIEKNAVSVLKGEQLQAVFGGVQFADLESFILSLRMNKSEEEISKVQYAVDLVEQVVDYAAKHAVAGMTEAELTAEIEFQMRKLGADRPAFESIVLTGARTALPHGRPGNYPIRQGDFVLIDIGVQAGGYCSDTTRTFVMGEGTKEQIKIYETVLAANEAAIRRARAGIPLADVDRAAREVIEAEGFGHLFTHRVGHGFGMEVHEQPSVSGHNQSIIEPGLLFTIEPGIYDSVIGGVRIEDDIYIQSDGQARVLTRYPKTLIHLGR; this is encoded by the coding sequence ATGGCCGACATATGGCAGGAGCGCAAGCGTAAGCTGGCGGAATATATGAGAGGGAACGGCATTGACGCCGCTTTTATTTCCTCTCCGATGAATGTTTATTATTTTACGGGTTTTCATACCGAGCCGCATGAGCGCTTTTTGGCGCTGTACATCGAAGCGGGCGGTGAAGAAACGCTGTATGTGCCGCTGCTGGAGCTGACGGCGGCGGAGGAAGCGGGCAAAGTGCAGAGGGCTGTTCCCGTGTCTGACACGGACGATCCGTTTGCGCTGCTGCGCAGCGGCGTTACCGGCAGCATCCAGACGCTTGGTATTGAAAAAAATGCAGTCAGCGTGCTGAAAGGCGAGCAGCTACAGGCGGTATTCGGAGGCGTGCAATTCGCCGATCTGGAAAGCTTTATTTTGTCGCTTCGCATGAACAAAAGCGAAGAAGAAATCAGCAAGGTGCAGTATGCAGTCGACCTGGTTGAGCAGGTCGTTGATTACGCGGCTAAGCATGCGGTTGCAGGCATGACGGAAGCTGAGCTGACAGCGGAAATTGAATTTCAAATGCGGAAGCTGGGCGCAGACCGTCCGGCATTCGAATCCATCGTGCTGACCGGGGCAAGAACGGCGCTGCCGCATGGCAGACCAGGCAACTACCCGATCCGGCAGGGCGACTTCGTTTTGATCGATATCGGTGTGCAAGCCGGCGGCTACTGCTCCGATACGACCCGTACATTCGTAATGGGGGAAGGCACGAAGGAGCAAATCAAAATTTACGAGACGGTGCTGGCCGCCAACGAAGCGGCAATCCGCAGGGCGCGTGCAGGCATTCCGCTTGCCGATGTAGACCGGGCCGCTCGCGAGGTTATAGAAGCGGAAGGCTTCGGTCATCTGTTTACGCACCGCGTTGGGCACGGCTTCGGCATGGAGGTCCATGAGCAGCCGTCCGTATCCGGGCACAACCAGTCAATTATCGAGCCGGGCTTGCTATTCACGATCGAGCCGGGCATTTATGATTCGGTAATCGGCGGGGTCCGCATCGAAGACGACATCTACATTCAAAGTGACGGCCAAGCCAGAGTGCTGACCCGTTACCCGAAAACATTAATCCATCTCGGCCGGTAG
- a CDS encoding aminopeptidase yields MLTFEQKLENYAELIVKIGANVQPGQTVMINASLDSAQLTRLVVKKAYEAGAYQVKVYWSDDETARIRYDLAPDESFHEEPKWSALEKTELAKNGAASISIMSQDPDLLRGVPTDRIVNADKASRGAMAEYREMTRSFKISWNLATTPSKAWAAKVFPGVSEDEAVAKLWDAIFHMVRADLDDPIAAWNAHIEKLHAKAAYLNEKQYRKLHYVGPGTDLTIEMPKNHVWLGGSKKNEKGIWFVPNLPTEEVYSAPLRTGVSGTVSSTKPLSYSGNIIDNFTFTFENGRVVNVTAEQGEDKLRSLVEMDEGSHYLGEVALVPHRSPISDSNILFYKTLFDENASCHLAVGSAYSSCVQGGANMTPEQLAAAGLNSSMAHTDFMVGSAELNIYGITADGKEEPVFLNGNWAI; encoded by the coding sequence ATGTTAACTTTTGAACAAAAATTGGAAAATTATGCGGAGCTGATTGTGAAAATCGGCGCCAACGTCCAACCCGGACAAACTGTTATGATCAATGCCTCACTTGATTCGGCACAGCTAACCCGCCTTGTAGTCAAAAAGGCGTATGAAGCCGGCGCCTATCAAGTCAAAGTATATTGGAGCGATGATGAAACGGCACGTATCCGTTACGACCTGGCTCCCGATGAATCGTTCCACGAAGAGCCCAAATGGTCGGCGCTCGAAAAAACCGAGTTGGCCAAAAACGGCGCCGCTTCGATCTCCATTATGTCGCAGGATCCGGACCTGCTGCGGGGCGTGCCAACCGACCGCATCGTCAATGCGGACAAAGCATCCCGCGGCGCAATGGCCGAATACCGCGAAATGACCCGCTCGTTCAAAATCAGCTGGAACCTGGCGACAACGCCATCCAAAGCATGGGCCGCCAAAGTATTCCCGGGCGTGTCGGAGGATGAGGCGGTTGCGAAGCTGTGGGACGCGATTTTCCATATGGTCCGCGCAGACCTCGACGATCCGATTGCAGCCTGGAACGCACATATTGAGAAACTGCACGCCAAAGCCGCTTACTTAAACGAAAAGCAATACCGCAAGCTGCATTACGTTGGTCCGGGTACGGATCTGACAATTGAAATGCCCAAAAACCATGTGTGGCTGGGCGGCAGCAAAAAAAATGAAAAAGGCATCTGGTTTGTGCCTAACCTGCCGACGGAGGAAGTATACTCCGCGCCGCTTCGCACCGGCGTAAGCGGCACAGTGTCCAGCACGAAGCCGCTCAGCTACAGCGGCAACATCATCGACAACTTCACCTTTACGTTCGAGAACGGGCGCGTCGTGAACGTAACGGCAGAGCAAGGCGAAGACAAACTGCGCAGCCTGGTTGAGATGGACGAAGGTTCGCATTATTTGGGCGAGGTTGCGCTTGTGCCGCACCGTTCCCCGATTTCCGATTCGAACATTTTGTTCTACAAAACGCTGTTCGACGAAAATGCTTCCTGCCATCTGGCAGTGGGCAGCGCTTATTCTTCCTGTGTGCAGGGCGGAGCGAATATGACGCCCGAGCAGCTTGCTGCTGCCGGCCTCAACTCCAGCATGGCGCATACCGACTTTATGGTTGGCTCCGCCGAGCTGAACATTTACGGCATTACGGCGGACGGCAAGGAAGAGCCGGTCTTCCTGAACGGCAACTGGGCGATTTAG